The region GGTTTGCGCAGAAATGATAAAAAAACAAGGAAACTGGATTTGACGACGGAACGCGAAATTGATCAACTGCTTGTCGAGCGTGTGCAGCGTGGCGATAAGAAGGCGTTCGAGCTATTAGTTGCCAAATATCAACGGAAACTGATGCGGCTCGTATCGCGCCTGGTGCGAGATCAGGCGGAAGCGGAAGATGTCGTGCAAGAGGCCTTCATCAAGGCTTACCGCGCGCTGCCGCAATTCCGTGGCGATTCGGCGTTCTACACCTGGTTGTACCGGATCGGTATCAACACGGCCAAGAACTACCTTGTGACCATGGGCAGAAGGGCGCCGACGTCGACGGAAGCAGATGCAGAAGAGGCTGAAACTTTTGACGACGGAGAGCACCTAAGAGACATCAATACTCCCGAGTCGATGCTGGCGACCAAGCAGATTGCCCAGACGGTCAATGTTGCGATGGAGGCCTTGCCGGAAGAGTTGCGGACTGCGATTACCCTGCGTGAAATAGAGGGTTTGAGCTACGACGAGATCGCCGAGGCCATGGGATGTCCTATCGGCACGGTGCGTAGCCGGATCTTCCGGGCGCGCGAAGCGATTGCGGAGAAGCTGAGGCCGCTGCTTGGAACGGCGCTGGACAAGCGTTGGTAGGCTGCTTTGAGCTGTTTGAGCTGTATGTGAAGCACGGGAGTTATGCGTTATGTGACGTCATAGGCGTCAGTAAAAGACATAAAAATAAGAGCGGGTGATGGAACTGAAATTTTGTGGCCGGGTGACTACTTATGGATACCAAAGAAATTAGCAGAGAACAAATTTCGGCGTTGGCCGACGGCGAGCTGGTTGACGCGCATGTCAACATGGCGCTGACCGTTTTACGCCAGCCGGAAGAGCACGTGACGTGGGATCTGTACCATCAGATCGGCGATGTCATGCGTTCGGAAGAAATGGCGTTTTCGCTCAGCGACGGCTTTGCCGCCAAGATGAGCGCGCGTCTCGATGCCGAGCCGACGATCATTGCCCCACAGTTGATGACGGCCGCTGCCGAACAGATCATCGTTCCGGTCGCGGTGAATGACGCGACGGCTTCCAATGTCGTGTCGCTGGCGCCGATGCGCAAGCGTTTCGTGCGTCGCTTCGTGATGCCCGGCGCTGCAGCGGCGGCGGCGATCGTTGCCGTTGTGCTGGTGACGGGACCTCAGCAGTCGGCGACATTGGCGAGTGCTTCGGCTCCGGTTGCGGGGACGGCGGCGACGGCGATTGTGCCCTCGGCAATCACGACGGTGGCTGCAACATCGGCTGCACCGCAAGGCGCAGCGTCGATCAGCAGTCTGGCGCAGCAGGGCGAAGTCGCACGCGATCCGCGTATCGATGACTACCTGTTGGCGCATCAGCGCTTCTCGCCTTCGATGTACAGCTCGGCCCAATATGCCCGTTCGGCGGCTTTCGCAATTGACTCAGATAAATAATATGCGGCAGAGACAAGGTTTGCTCCGGGTCGTTCTTTTTCTTTCGGCAGTCGTAGCATTCTCCGTCAAGGCGGAGAATGCATTGCCGGCAAAAGTAAGCAACAATCAGGATGCGCAGGTCTTACTAAAAAAAATCCAATCCGCAGCGCAGCGGCTCAATTATTCAGGTACGTTCGTCTACCAGCAGTCCAACCAGATGCGCACTTCGCGCATCACGCACATCCTGTCCGGTAAAAACGAAATCGAGAAACTGGAAG is a window of Herbaspirillum hiltneri N3 DNA encoding:
- the rpoE gene encoding RNA polymerase sigma factor RpoE, yielding MTTEREIDQLLVERVQRGDKKAFELLVAKYQRKLMRLVSRLVRDQAEAEDVVQEAFIKAYRALPQFRGDSAFYTWLYRIGINTAKNYLVTMGRRAPTSTEADAEEAETFDDGEHLRDINTPESMLATKQIAQTVNVAMEALPEELRTAITLREIEGLSYDEIAEAMGCPIGTVRSRIFRAREAIAEKLRPLLGTALDKRW
- a CDS encoding sigma-E factor negative regulatory protein, producing MDTKEISREQISALADGELVDAHVNMALTVLRQPEEHVTWDLYHQIGDVMRSEEMAFSLSDGFAAKMSARLDAEPTIIAPQLMTAAAEQIIVPVAVNDATASNVVSLAPMRKRFVRRFVMPGAAAAAAIVAVVLVTGPQQSATLASASAPVAGTAATAIVPSAITTVAATSAAPQGAASISSLAQQGEVARDPRIDDYLLAHQRFSPSMYSSAQYARSAAFAIDSDK